The Candidatus Rubidus massiliensis DNA segment ATATAATATCCCCAATACCCTGTAAATCTCATAAGAGCATAAATTTCTTGTTCTGATGGGTAAGCAGAAAGCTGAATAGCATGATCTTGCATAAATTTTTGCGGAAAATTTGAAAAAAGGCTTTCATCAGCTTCAGAGCTATGAAAAAATAAAAAAATAGCAAAAAAACTGTATCCGATAATAAACTTTTTTATTAATAGCTCAAACCTTTTGTTCATTTGAGAATTGAACTCCTTAAAATAGTTTTCAAAATTTATGCAACTTTTTTGGCAAATTGTTGAGTATTGCTTTTTGCCATGCAACGATATTTACCGCCAAGCAAGAAAAATTTAAAGATGATAAAACTTAAGAAGCTTTTATATCTTATCAATTAATTAACCAAAATTTAACCTTATACAAAATCAGTTTTTTTTTAAATATATTAACCTGAATTTTTAATCTATTTTATAGGTAAGGTGAGGCAAATAAAAAACAATTGTAAAATAATGATAAATCCTAAAACTTTTAAAAGAGTTTTTAAAAGTTTTAGGATTTTTACTTGTTAATTAATAGACAGTCTTTAATTCTAACGGATTTAATCCTTTACTGATTAATGTTTTATTTTCCCTTTCTAATAACTCCTTGCTTGCAAACACAACTGTTGCAGCTTTTTGACTATTTGGAATAATTAGTTCGTTAACAGCTTCAATAACAGCCTCTTTATTTAATTCTAAAATTTTATTCCTAAAATTTTTTCTTCTTTCAAAAGTCTTTTCTTCTTGTAACCAACTATAAGCTATATCTGCTCGGCTACTTGGAGAAATGGGCGTATCTAAGGCTTGTATAATTTCAAATCGAGCTTCTTCTAAGTCTTCATTTGAAAATTTGCCACGACTAATATTTTGAATGGCAAGATCAAAGGCATCTATCGTGTTAACAATGTTTGGATCTCTATAAGAATAAAAATAAAAATTACCGGACATGGCATTACTCACAGCTCCGCCTCCGTAAGCGCCACCTTGCTCACGAATTTTCGAATGTAATACGGTATTATCCATTAAAGCTGCTGCAATACCTAAAGCTGGGGAATAATCATTTGTATAAGAAACGGTCTCAAAAACCTTACCAATGAAGGCTACAGGGGAGGCTATTTCATATCCTTGAGATATTAAGAATTTGTAGTCAAAATTGGTTTTCCATGGCATAAAATTGTTAGATTTTTTTTCAACTAAGTTGAAAAATTCATTTCCTTTTAACTTATCATACATTTTACTAGAGCAACATAAAACAAGGTCTGGAGAGGGACTTGCAAAAATCTTATTTTTTAATTTTAGCAAAATGGCAATGACCTCATCTATTCTAGCTTCAAAGTTTAAAGCTAAATCTTTCATTAAACGTAAATAGTCGATGCCATACCACACATTAGCCAGTTTAGAGGCTTCATTTAATTCACTGCTAGAAAGATTGATCGCGTATTTCATAGCATTTTGATTCAAACCATTTTCTAAAGCGGTGTAAGTTTTGAAAAAAATATCTTTTAAACGATTTTTATCTTGAAAATCGATCGTTTCTATAATGTCGCGAAAAAGATAAAAAAGCTTTTCAGATTTATCATAGAGGGATTTACCTCTTAAACAAAAAGAAGGGAGGATAATGTGATGATTAGAAGCTTGTATATTAAAAGTTAAAGTTGCCCCTATCCCACCTGTGTGAGCTTGAATGTACTCTAAATTTTCGATGTAATTTCTCTTCCCAGCTCCTAGTTGACTAATTAATGAGGCAAAAAGGCGAAGGTAAGGTAATTCTTGAACCTCTATAGAGGGAATTGAAAAAAATAAATCAGAATAAAGGATTTCATTTGTAAAACAATTATGATGATAAGCGGTAAAAGAATCTTCTTTACTTTTAGTAAGAACAAAGTCTTTAGGGTAGGGAGGAATGTCGGAAAGAATTAGTTTTGGCAAAACATTTATATCTTCTTCTTCTTGCAAAATTTGAAATTCTTCTAACTCTTTTGCATCATTAATAATTTTTTTTATTTCTTCTTCCGTTAACTTTTGCTTAATGTGTTCAAGTTTATCTTTTTCAGCTTCTAATTCCCGATTGAGTAAATTTTGATCAGGTACCATAGTAACCCTTACAAAATGGCGATTATCGATTAAATATTTTT contains these protein-coding regions:
- a CDS encoding Peptidase M16C associated, encoding MKTKNDIFHDKTHLYQEYELKKEVEIPELQCILREIIHVPSQAVIIHIENDDPENLFCLSFQTIPQTSNGVAHILEHTVLCGSEKYPVKDPFFSMGRRSLNTFMNALTGADFTCYPAATQIPKDFYNLLSVYIDAVFHPNLNVLSFKQEGHRLEFAQPTNPNTPLEYKGIVYNEMKGALTSPHSRLHDAIHEALYPNITYGINSGGDPKEIPNLTLEELKAFHQQFYHPSRCLYFFYGNFPLKEHLDFLKEAILDKTNAVEPLEPIPDQPRFTTPIRKKIHYPASQESSKSFIGMGWLSCSIQDQEEILGLLTLIVILMDTDASPLKQAILKSKLCTQVNAYVETEYSEVPITFSFTGCQEEDDEKIEQLLFKEIQSIIDKGISMELVENALHQIEFHKSEIASDHAPFGLSLFMRSALLKQHGVEPEKGLYIHSIMEKIKQNWLKNPHYFVDLMQKYLIDNRHFVRVTMVPDQNLLNRELEAEKDKLEHIKQKLTEEEIKKIINDAKELEEFQILQEEEDINVLPKLILSDIPPYPKDFVLTKSKEDSFTAYHHNCFTNEILYSDLFFSIPSIEVQELPYLRLFASLISQLGAGKRNYIENLEYIQAHTGGIGATLTFNIQASNHHIILPSFCLRGKSLYDKSEKLFYLFRDIIETIDFQDKNRLKDIFFKTYTALENGLNQNAMKYAINLSSSELNEASKLANVWYGIDYLRLMKDLALNFEARIDEVIAILLKLKNKIFASPSPDLVLCCSSKMYDKLKGNEFFNLVEKKSNNFMPWKTNFDYKFLISQGYEIASPVAFIGKVFETVSYTNDYSPALGIAAALMDNTVLHSKIREQGGAYGGGAVSNAMSGNFYFYSYRDPNIVNTIDAFDLAIQNISRGKFSNEDLEEARFEIIQALDTPISPSSRADIAYSWLQEEKTFERRKNFRNKILELNKEAVIEAVNELIIPNSQKAATVVFASKELLERENKTLISKGLNPLELKTVY